In the genome of Vibrio sp. NTOU-M3, one region contains:
- the crp gene encoding cAMP-activated global transcriptional regulator CRP, which translates to MVLGKPQTDPTLEWFLSHCHIHKYPSKSTLIHAGEKAETLYYIVKGSVAVLIKDEEGKEMILSYLNQGDFIGELGLFEEDQERTAWVRAKSPCEVAEISFKKFRQLIQVNPDILMRLSAQMARRLQVTSQKVGDLAFLDVTGRIAQTLLNLAKQPDAMTHPDGMQIKITRQEIGQIVGCSRETVGRILKMLEEQNLISAHGKTIVVYGTR; encoded by the coding sequence ATGGTTCTAGGTAAACCTCAAACCGACCCAACACTAGAGTGGTTTCTTTCACATTGTCATATTCACAAGTACCCTTCTAAGAGCACGCTGATCCACGCGGGCGAGAAAGCGGAAACCTTGTACTACATCGTCAAAGGTTCTGTAGCGGTACTAATCAAGGATGAAGAAGGTAAGGAAATGATCCTTTCTTACCTAAACCAAGGTGACTTTATCGGTGAGCTTGGTCTGTTCGAAGAAGACCAAGAGCGTACTGCTTGGGTTCGTGCAAAATCTCCTTGTGAAGTTGCAGAAATCTCATTCAAGAAATTCCGTCAGCTTATCCAAGTAAACCCAGACATTCTAATGCGCCTGTCTGCTCAAATGGCTCGTCGCCTACAAGTGACTAGCCAGAAAGTGGGTGACCTAGCGTTCCTAGACGTAACTGGCCGTATTGCACAAACGCTACTAAACCTAGCGAAACAACCAGATGCGATGACGCACCCAGACGGCATGCAAATCAAGATCACTCGTCAAGAGATTGGCCAAATCGTTGGTTGTTCTCGTGAAACAGTGGGTCGTATCCTGAAAATGCTTGAAGAGCAGAACCTAATTTCTGCACACGGTAAAACTATCGTGGTCTACGGTACTCGTTAA
- a CDS encoding YheU family protein has translation MIVPWQQISEDALDNLIKEFVLREGTDYGTEEVSLQDKIDQVKAQLKTGEAVVVFSELHETVDIQLRQKF, from the coding sequence ATGATTGTTCCTTGGCAACAAATCTCTGAAGATGCGCTGGACAACCTGATCAAAGAATTTGTCCTTCGTGAAGGGACTGACTACGGCACAGAAGAGGTTTCTCTTCAAGACAAAATTGACCAAGTTAAGGCCCAGCTCAAAACAGGTGAAGCCGTCGTTGTTTTCTCTGAATTACACGAAACTGTGGATATTCAATTACGCCAAAAGTTTTAA
- a CDS encoding phosphoribulokinase, with amino-acid sequence MSAKHPIIAVTGSSGAGTTTTSEAFRKMFNMMDIKAAWVEGDSFHRFTRPEMDVEIRKAREQGRHISYFGPQANDFPALAEFFRKYGHEGAGQVRRYLHTFDEAVPYNQMPGTFTPWQDLPEGSDVLFYEGLHGGVVDGDVNVAQHVDLLIGMVPIVNLEWIQKFVRDTRDRGHSREAVMDSIVRSMDDYLNYITPQFSRTHINFQRVPTVDTSNPLNAKGIPSLDESFVVIRLRGIKNVDYPYLLAMIDGSFMSRHNTIVVPGGKMSFAMELIVRPILQQLIETGKIG; translated from the coding sequence ATGTCAGCAAAACATCCGATTATCGCTGTAACAGGCTCATCCGGTGCAGGAACCACCACAACTTCGGAAGCTTTTCGTAAGATGTTCAATATGATGGACATCAAAGCTGCATGGGTAGAAGGTGATAGCTTTCACCGTTTTACTCGTCCTGAAATGGACGTCGAAATTCGTAAAGCTCGTGAGCAAGGCCGTCACATCAGTTATTTTGGCCCTCAGGCCAACGACTTTCCCGCCCTCGCCGAATTTTTCCGTAAATATGGCCATGAAGGTGCAGGCCAAGTACGCCGTTACCTACATACGTTTGATGAAGCCGTCCCTTATAACCAGATGCCCGGAACATTCACACCTTGGCAAGATCTACCTGAAGGCAGTGATGTTTTGTTTTACGAAGGTTTACATGGTGGAGTCGTGGATGGTGATGTCAACGTGGCACAACATGTTGACCTTTTGATTGGCATGGTCCCGATTGTAAACTTAGAGTGGATCCAAAAATTTGTCCGCGATACGCGCGATCGCGGCCACTCACGTGAAGCCGTGATGGACTCCATTGTCCGCTCGATGGACGACTACCTGAATTACATTACCCCGCAATTTTCTCGAACACACATTAACTTTCAACGCGTCCCAACGGTCGATACATCCAACCCTTTGAACGCAAAAGGCATACCAAGCTTGGATGAAAGTTTCGTTGTGATTCGTTTGCGTGGCATTAAAAATGTTGACTACCCTTACCTACTTGCCATGATTGATGGATCGTTTATGTCTCGACACAACACCATCGTTGTACCAGGTGGCAAGATGAGCTTTGCAATGGAGCTCATAGTAAGGCCGATACTACAACAGTTAATCGAAACAGGAAAAATTGGATAA